The following are encoded together in the Mammaliicoccus vitulinus genome:
- the pxpA gene encoding 5-oxoprolinase subunit PxpA yields the protein MVQVDLNCDLGESFGNYKVGKDELILPLITSANVACGFHAGDQHVMNETVKTAAKYNIHIGAHPGFQDLNGFGRRNMDLTPQEVYDLVIYQLGALSGFCKIHNTKIYHVKPHGALYQMGAKVPEIADAIVKAVKDFDDQLLFVGLSNSELIESCKRHNLTYKSEVFADRAYEDNGQLVSRKKEGALIKDTDQAVAQVIKMVKESKVKTINGKEISIEADTICVHGDGQHALDFVKEIIAQFKSEGIQISAMK from the coding sequence ATGGTACAAGTAGATTTGAATTGCGACTTAGGGGAAAGTTTTGGTAACTATAAAGTTGGTAAGGATGAACTTATTTTACCTTTGATTACATCTGCTAATGTAGCTTGTGGTTTTCATGCGGGTGATCAACATGTCATGAATGAAACAGTCAAAACGGCTGCTAAATATAATATACATATTGGCGCACATCCAGGATTTCAAGATTTGAATGGATTTGGTCGTAGAAATATGGATTTAACACCACAAGAAGTTTATGACTTAGTGATTTATCAGTTAGGTGCATTATCTGGATTTTGTAAAATTCATAATACTAAAATTTATCATGTTAAACCACATGGCGCTTTATATCAGATGGGCGCCAAAGTTCCTGAAATAGCGGATGCTATCGTTAAAGCTGTTAAAGATTTTGATGATCAATTGTTATTCGTAGGTCTATCAAATAGCGAACTAATTGAATCTTGTAAACGTCACAATTTGACGTATAAAAGTGAGGTATTTGCTGATAGAGCATATGAAGATAATGGACAGCTTGTATCTCGTAAAAAAGAAGGTGCGCTCATTAAAGATACAGATCAAGCAGTGGCGCAAGTGATTAAAATGGTTAAAGAATCTAAAGTTAAAACAATAAATGGAAAAGAAATCTCAATTGAAGCGGACACAATATGTGTTCATGGAGACGGACAACATGCGCTAGACTTTGTTAAAGAAATTATCGCTCAGTTCAAATCTGAAGGTATACAAATCAGTGCAATGAAGTAG
- a CDS encoding NRAMP family divalent metal transporter, with protein MSQNKGYEDLNKPFEYTNKHRRILWGAVFLMATSSIGPAFLTQTAVFTEQFLASFAFAILASILIDIGAQINIWRVITVVGKGGQDIANDVFKGLGTFIAILIAIGGLAFNIGNVAGAGLGLNAIFGIDVRIGAGITGVLAILIFIVKNAQKVVDIITQILGVLMIAIVAYVMILTKPPVVEAAHKMVAPDDISKLIVPIITLVGGTVGGYITFAGAHRLLEAGITGKHYIPFVNRAAISGILTTGIMRTFLFLAVLGVVVTGFALNPDNPPASVFEHVLGPIGKQVFGVVLFAAALSSVIGCAYTSTTFIQSLHPSIKNHRNLVIIIFIVISSIIFLTIGKPIKLLIIAGALNGLILPITLGTILIASRKKSIVGEYKHPTWMIVMGVIAVITTLIAGILSLQGLQDLWNS; from the coding sequence ATGAGTCAAAATAAAGGGTATGAGGATTTAAATAAACCGTTTGAATATACTAACAAACATAGAAGAATTTTATGGGGCGCTGTTTTCTTAATGGCAACTTCTTCTATAGGTCCAGCATTTTTAACTCAAACAGCAGTGTTTACAGAACAATTTCTAGCAAGTTTTGCATTTGCTATTCTTGCATCGATATTGATTGATATAGGGGCTCAAATTAATATATGGCGAGTTATTACTGTTGTTGGTAAAGGCGGACAAGATATAGCGAACGATGTCTTCAAAGGATTAGGTACATTTATTGCGATATTAATTGCTATAGGTGGTTTAGCTTTTAACATTGGGAATGTAGCTGGAGCTGGACTTGGATTAAATGCGATATTTGGTATTGATGTGAGAATTGGTGCTGGTATAACCGGCGTCTTAGCAATTTTGATCTTTATCGTTAAAAACGCACAAAAAGTTGTGGATATTATTACACAAATTTTAGGTGTGCTCATGATTGCTATTGTTGCTTACGTAATGATTTTAACAAAACCACCAGTAGTAGAAGCGGCGCACAAAATGGTTGCGCCAGATGATATAAGTAAACTTATTGTACCAATCATTACTCTAGTTGGGGGTACGGTTGGTGGTTATATTACTTTTGCCGGTGCACATAGATTGCTTGAAGCAGGTATCACTGGGAAACATTACATACCTTTTGTGAATAGAGCTGCCATATCAGGTATTTTAACAACTGGTATTATGAGAACATTTTTGTTTTTAGCAGTTTTAGGTGTAGTCGTAACTGGCTTTGCTTTAAATCCAGACAATCCTCCTGCATCAGTGTTTGAGCATGTACTTGGTCCAATAGGTAAACAAGTGTTTGGTGTTGTATTATTTGCAGCGGCATTGTCATCAGTTATTGGCTGTGCTTATACAAGTACAACTTTCATTCAATCTTTACATCCATCAATTAAAAATCATAGAAACTTAGTTATTATTATTTTCATAGTTATTTCATCAATCATTTTCTTAACAATAGGTAAACCGATAAAATTATTAATCATTGCGGGTGCTTTGAATGGTTTAATATTACCAATTACTTTAGGTACAATACTTATAGCTTCTCGTAAAAAAAGCATTGTTGGTGAGTACAAACATCCAACTTGGATGATTGTAATGGGTGTTATAGCAGTGATAACAACATTGATTGCTGGTATATTATCGTTGCAAGGTTTACAAGATTTATGGAATAGCTAA
- a CDS encoding 5'-methylthioadenosine/adenosylhomocysteine nucleosidase has translation MIGIIGAMEEEVEILKSSIENIETIQKAHVIFYKGQIEGKEIVLAQSGIGKVNAAITATLLISEFNPELVINTGSAGSVDNQLNIGDIIISNKVYYHDVNATAFGYKFGQVPSMPEYYETNEALISIAKSSVEELELNGIVGEVATGDSFIGSFEQRKEIKSNFPSSSVVEMEAGAIAQTCYQYNMPIIVTRAVSDLADKESDVTFEEFLKVACVNSSKIVKLLLNRVA, from the coding sequence ATGATTGGTATTATTGGAGCAATGGAAGAAGAAGTAGAAATATTAAAGTCATCTATTGAAAATATAGAAACAATCCAAAAAGCACATGTTATTTTCTATAAAGGTCAAATAGAAGGTAAAGAGATTGTATTAGCTCAAAGTGGAATTGGCAAAGTCAATGCTGCAATAACGGCTACATTATTGATTAGTGAATTTAATCCTGAACTTGTTATCAATACAGGTTCGGCAGGATCAGTTGACAATCAATTGAATATTGGAGATATCATTATAAGTAATAAAGTTTATTATCATGATGTTAATGCAACTGCATTTGGATATAAATTCGGACAAGTTCCGAGTATGCCAGAATATTATGAAACAAATGAAGCGTTAATATCTATAGCGAAATCTTCAGTAGAAGAACTTGAGTTAAATGGTATTGTTGGTGAAGTTGCTACAGGTGATAGTTTTATAGGTTCATTCGAACAACGTAAAGAGATTAAATCAAATTTCCCTTCATCGAGTGTCGTTGAAATGGAAGCTGGTGCAATTGCTCAAACTTGTTATCAATATAATATGCCTATAATTGTTACGAGAGCTGTTTCAGATTTAGCTGATAAAGAATCCGACGTTACTTTTGAAGAATTTTTAAAAGTAGCTTGCGTGAATTCCAGTAAAATTGTAAAATTATTATTAAATAGAGTGGCATAA
- a CDS encoding YqeG family HAD IIIA-type phosphatase: MGIFTKYFLPNEYVQSVFDINPEHLKSKNIKAIITDLDNTLVGWDVKDPTDEVRTWFEKMKENDITVTIVSNNNQERVESFSSTLDIDYIFKARKPRGKAFRQASNLMGVNKSEVVVIGDQMLTDVFGGNRNGLYTIMVVPVKKTDGLVTKFNRLIERRFLNYFKRKGLINWEE, from the coding sequence ATGGGAATATTTACTAAATACTTTTTGCCAAATGAATATGTTCAGTCTGTTTTCGATATAAATCCTGAACATTTAAAATCTAAAAATATAAAAGCAATCATTACAGATTTAGATAACACTTTAGTTGGTTGGGACGTGAAAGATCCGACTGACGAAGTAAGAACATGGTTTGAAAAAATGAAGGAAAATGATATAACTGTAACGATTGTCTCTAATAACAATCAAGAACGTGTAGAATCCTTTTCATCAACGTTAGATATAGATTATATATTTAAAGCACGTAAACCTAGAGGAAAAGCGTTTAGACAAGCTTCAAATTTAATGGGTGTTAATAAATCTGAAGTAGTTGTCATTGGTGATCAAATGTTGACTGACGTTTTCGGCGGTAATAGGAATGGACTTTATACAATCATGGTTGTACCAGTGAAAAAGACAGATGGTTTAGTTACAAAATTCAATCGTTTAATTGAGAGAAGATTCCTAAACTATTTTAAGAGAAAAGGTTTAATTAATTGGGAGGAATAA
- the yqeH gene encoding ribosome biogenesis GTPase YqeH — MTEIAKCIGCGAILQSDNPEAAGYVPQSSLNKEDVICKRCFRLKNYNEVQDVDLTSEDFLNMLKSLHNEDGLIVNVVDVFDLEGSMIHRLKDIVGKKKVVLVANKMDILPKAINKKRVEIWLRNRAKDYGLNPDEVVLISAYKNQGIDELLNTIEKVREGKDVFVVGTTNVGKSTLINKLIEKSVGEKDVITTSHFPGTTLDMIDIPLDDDSYMFDTPGIIQSHQMTHYVTDKELKVVMPKKEIKPKVYQLNEEQSLFLGGLVRVDYVSGGRRSLTCFVSNDLNIHRTKLSNADDLWNRQIGELLKPPYNPENFDFERLNKTEIVTENERQDIMISGLGFVTVDAGAEVHIIAPEEVEVTLRTSIL; from the coding sequence TTGACAGAAATAGCTAAATGTATTGGTTGTGGTGCCATACTGCAATCTGATAATCCGGAAGCAGCAGGTTATGTACCACAATCTAGTTTGAATAAAGAAGATGTGATTTGTAAAAGGTGTTTTAGACTTAAAAACTATAATGAAGTTCAAGATGTTGATTTAACAAGTGAAGACTTTTTAAATATGCTTAAATCATTACATAACGAAGATGGTTTAATCGTTAATGTTGTTGATGTATTTGATTTAGAAGGTTCGATGATACATCGTTTGAAAGATATTGTAGGTAAGAAAAAAGTGGTACTTGTAGCCAATAAAATGGATATTTTACCTAAAGCTATTAATAAAAAAAGAGTGGAAATATGGCTTAGAAATAGAGCTAAAGATTACGGTTTAAACCCTGACGAAGTCGTGCTTATATCTGCCTATAAAAATCAAGGTATTGATGAACTGCTTAATACGATTGAAAAAGTTAGAGAAGGTAAAGATGTCTTTGTAGTTGGGACGACAAATGTTGGTAAATCAACTTTGATTAATAAATTAATCGAAAAAAGTGTTGGTGAAAAAGACGTTATAACAACAAGTCATTTTCCTGGAACAACTTTGGATATGATTGATATTCCGTTAGATGACGATTCATATATGTTTGATACGCCAGGTATTATACAAAGCCATCAAATGACGCATTATGTAACTGACAAAGAATTAAAGGTTGTTATGCCTAAAAAGGAAATAAAACCGAAAGTTTATCAATTAAATGAAGAACAAAGTTTGTTTTTAGGTGGTTTAGTTAGAGTCGACTATGTTAGTGGTGGTAGACGTTCTTTAACATGTTTCGTATCTAACGATTTAAATATCCATAGAACAAAGTTGTCAAACGCTGATGACTTATGGAACCGTCAAATTGGTGAATTACTTAAACCACCATATAATCCGGAAAATTTTGATTTTGAACGTTTGAATAAAACGGAAATTGTAACTGAAAACGAGCGACAAGACATTATGATTTCTGGTTTAGGATTTGTGACTGTAGATGCAGGTGCAGAAGTACACATTATTGCGCCTGAAGAAGTAGAAGTTACATTGAGAACATCAATTTTATAA
- the aroE gene encoding shikimate dehydrogenase, whose translation MKFGVIGHPIDHSLSPIMHSANFEALGRDDQYHALNVPPQHFQRIREIIKEQELNGFNITIPHKESIIPYLDEISPSAQYIGAVNTVLVKDDKWIGYNTDGIGFVKGLIDKHGPIDEKNILVLGAGGASKGIVSEMIKFTNHKITVANRSVNRFDNWQLEIKAMSLTEVKPLIHTFDMIINTTPVGMNEKSSELIIPIEKISEKALVCDIIYIPNKTPLLQACEREGLLIYNGLDMFVYQGAESFEIWTGQEANIEVMKNRVKDELKRR comes from the coding sequence ATGAAATTTGGAGTTATTGGTCATCCCATTGACCATTCTCTTTCGCCTATTATGCATTCTGCAAACTTTGAAGCTTTAGGCAGAGACGATCAATATCATGCGTTGAATGTACCACCTCAGCACTTTCAGCGTATTAGAGAAATTATTAAAGAGCAAGAATTAAATGGCTTTAATATTACAATACCGCATAAAGAATCTATCATTCCGTATTTAGATGAAATTTCCCCAAGCGCTCAATATATAGGGGCTGTAAATACGGTGTTAGTTAAAGATGATAAGTGGATAGGCTATAATACTGATGGTATTGGATTTGTTAAAGGTTTAATAGATAAGCATGGTCCAATTGATGAAAAGAATATTTTAGTACTTGGTGCAGGTGGTGCAAGTAAAGGTATCGTTTCTGAAATGATAAAATTTACTAATCATAAAATAACTGTAGCGAATCGCAGTGTTAATAGATTTGATAATTGGCAACTAGAAATCAAAGCAATGAGTTTAACGGAAGTTAAGCCTTTGATTCATACGTTTGATATGATTATTAATACAACACCTGTTGGAATGAATGAAAAAAGTAGCGAGCTTATTATACCAATAGAAAAAATAAGTGAAAAAGCTTTAGTATGTGATATCATTTATATTCCTAATAAAACACCTCTATTACAAGCATGTGAAAGAGAAGGTTTACTAATATACAATGGATTAGATATGTTCGTTTATCAGGGTGCAGAAAGCTTTGAAATATGGACGGGTCAAGAAGCAAATATAGAAGTAATGAAAAATAGAGTAAAAGATGAACTCAAAAGGAGATAA
- the yhbY gene encoding ribosome assembly RNA-binding protein YhbY: MLTGKQKRYLRKEAHHLDPIFQIGKGGLNENMIEQVKEALEKRELIKVHILQNNMDDRKEVAASISEQTDSELAQLIGSIIVLYKESKENKKIELP, encoded by the coding sequence ATGTTAACAGGTAAACAAAAGAGATATTTAAGAAAAGAAGCGCATCATTTAGATCCAATTTTCCAAATTGGTAAAGGTGGACTAAATGAAAATATGATAGAGCAAGTGAAAGAAGCGCTTGAAAAAAGAGAATTGATCAAAGTGCATATTCTACAAAATAATATGGATGACCGTAAAGAAGTAGCTGCAAGCATATCTGAACAAACTGATAGTGAACTCGCACAACTTATTGGCAGCATCATAGTATTATATAAAGAGTCTAAAGAAAACAAGAAAATAGAACTACCTTAA
- the nadD gene encoding nicotinate (nicotinamide) nucleotide adenylyltransferase, with protein sequence MKKLMIYGGQFNPIHIGHMLVASESYQFVQPDEFLFLPSYQSPLKEHNESYLIESERVNMLELAIKDLQFGVVDRRELNRKGTSYTFDTIKEIQSEYPEHQIYFIIGTDQYENLNKWKNIDELKEMLIFVVVNREVDRQDVHEGMLALHIPRIDVSSTDIRNRCKNRQSIKMLVTPRIETYIKRGRLYEN encoded by the coding sequence ATGAAAAAGTTAATGATATATGGTGGTCAGTTTAACCCTATACACATTGGTCATATGCTAGTTGCGAGTGAATCGTATCAATTTGTTCAGCCAGACGAATTTTTATTTTTACCTAGTTATCAATCTCCACTTAAAGAACATAACGAATCTTATCTCATAGAATCTGAACGTGTAAACATGTTAGAGCTAGCGATTAAAGATTTACAATTCGGTGTAGTGGATAGAAGAGAACTAAATAGAAAAGGTACAAGTTACACATTTGATACAATTAAAGAAATTCAAAGTGAATATCCGGAACATCAAATTTATTTCATAATAGGCACAGATCAATATGAAAATTTGAATAAATGGAAAAACATAGATGAATTGAAAGAAATGTTAATTTTCGTAGTTGTTAATAGAGAAGTTGATAGACAAGATGTTCATGAAGGCATGTTGGCATTACACATTCCAAGAATTGATGTTAGCTCAACAGATATCCGTAATAGATGTAAAAATCGTCAATCTATCAAGATGCTAGTTACACCACGTATTGAAACATATATCAAAAGGGGACGATTGTATGAAAATTAA
- the yqeK gene encoding bis(5'-nucleosyl)-tetraphosphatase (symmetrical) YqeK has translation MKIKKAVKLVEETLPSKRYNHSIRVAETGKKMAEIFDGDPKKVELAGILHDLCKYEELSDLYQSVTQYDLGQDLLSYGSEILHGPVAAARLKDQYEIDDEEIYYAIYSHTTGRAQMNKTEKIIFIADYIEPKRTTPGVEEIRDIVFKERDLDKAVYEISKRTVLHLINKDKTVHLKTIECLNYYNLHSEQ, from the coding sequence ATGAAAATTAAAAAAGCGGTAAAGCTAGTAGAAGAAACTTTACCTTCAAAAAGATATAATCATTCAATTAGAGTTGCTGAAACAGGTAAAAAAATGGCTGAAATTTTTGATGGTGATCCTAAAAAAGTCGAACTAGCTGGCATATTACATGACTTATGCAAATATGAAGAACTATCAGATTTATATCAAAGTGTGACTCAATATGATTTAGGTCAAGATTTATTAAGTTATGGTTCTGAAATTTTACATGGACCAGTTGCTGCTGCGCGTCTTAAAGATCAATATGAAATTGATGATGAAGAAATTTATTATGCAATTTATAGTCATACGACTGGTAGAGCGCAAATGAATAAGACTGAAAAAATTATATTTATTGCAGACTATATAGAACCTAAAAGAACGACACCAGGTGTTGAAGAAATTCGAGATATCGTATTTAAAGAGCGAGATTTAGATAAAGCTGTTTATGAAATTTCAAAACGTACTGTTTTACATTTAATTAACAAAGATAAAACAGTACATTTAAAAACAATAGAATGCTTAAATTATTATAATTTGCATTCAGAACAATAA
- the rsfS gene encoding ribosome silencing factor — protein sequence MNSNELMKRSIIACDDKRAEDIVGIDVEGISDIADYFVVCHGNSDKQVQAIAKNVKDEAEINGVLVKRLEGFNEARWILIDLGDVVVHVFHREERDYYNLERLYKDAPLITLTEDVN from the coding sequence ATGAACTCAAATGAATTAATGAAAAGAAGTATAATAGCGTGTGATGATAAGCGTGCAGAAGATATTGTAGGGATTGATGTGGAAGGTATTAGTGATATTGCGGATTATTTCGTTGTTTGTCACGGTAATAGTGATAAACAAGTTCAAGCAATCGCTAAAAATGTTAAAGATGAAGCTGAAATAAATGGTGTTTTAGTTAAAAGATTAGAAGGTTTTAACGAAGCGAGATGGATATTAATCGATTTAGGTGACGTTGTTGTTCATGTGTTCCATAGAGAAGAACGCGATTACTATAATTTAGAAAGATTATATAAAGATGCACCGTTAATCACTTTAACTGAGGATGTAAATTAA
- a CDS encoding class I SAM-dependent DNA methyltransferase codes for MAYNRMSNFYDLLTDDQPYDKWKAIVGHFTTGHDNEILDIGCGTGRLTTQLLDYGNVSGLDLSAEMLEIAESRNADIKWYCQDMRDLDLPQKYDVVTIFCDSLNYITDPEDVLQVFNYVNSYLNDGGLLIFDVHSIYKMNHQFNNCNYIDETEQLTLAWQAIAGEEPNSVYHQMSFFAEREDGLYERFDEEHYQVTFEIQLYKQLLEFAGFDVKNVFTDFNIDDFNDEGDRHFIVAQK; via the coding sequence ATGGCATACAATCGTATGAGTAATTTCTATGATTTGTTAACGGATGATCAACCATATGATAAATGGAAAGCAATCGTTGGTCATTTTACAACAGGTCACGACAATGAAATTTTAGACATTGGCTGTGGAACTGGGAGACTGACGACTCAACTTTTAGATTATGGTAATGTTAGTGGTCTGGATTTGAGTGCAGAAATGTTAGAAATAGCAGAAAGTCGAAACGCTGATATTAAGTGGTATTGTCAAGATATGAGAGATTTGGACTTACCTCAAAAATATGACGTTGTTACGATATTTTGCGATAGCTTAAACTATATAACTGATCCAGAAGATGTGCTTCAAGTCTTTAACTATGTTAACAGTTATTTAAATGATGGTGGTTTACTTATTTTTGATGTGCATTCAATTTATAAAATGAATCATCAGTTTAATAATTGTAATTATATTGATGAGACAGAGCAATTAACATTGGCTTGGCAAGCAATTGCTGGAGAAGAACCAAATAGTGTATACCATCAAATGTCATTTTTTGCAGAAAGAGAAGATGGGTTATATGAACGGTTTGATGAAGAGCATTACCAAGTTACATTTGAAATTCAGCTTTACAAACAACTTTTAGAGTTTGCTGGATTTGATGTTAAAAATGTTTTTACAGATTTTAATATCGATGATTTTAATGACGAAGGCGACAGACATTTTATTGTTGCTCAAAAATAA
- a CDS encoding helix-hairpin-helix domain-containing protein — MNNLMRLKEWLMNHYQLVLIAVIALFVIFKFLFIGADSEHSNIEEDTRKEITQEASQDKDVKSEMTKSTQDININKSVTVDVKGAVNFPNTYNMKSSDRVNDVLKKAQTKNDADLSQINLSEKLKDQMYIYVPVKGEKVLKHSTNQSSDNKVEVNINTGDKAEIEKLPGIGPSKAEAILQYRETKGEFKKIEDLKNVKGFGEKTIESLRDYIVLN, encoded by the coding sequence TTGAACAATTTAATGAGATTGAAAGAGTGGTTAATGAACCATTATCAACTTGTGTTAATTGCTGTTATTGCACTGTTTGTTATATTTAAGTTTCTATTTATAGGAGCAGATTCAGAACACTCGAATATTGAAGAGGACACACGTAAAGAAATAACGCAGGAGGCTTCTCAAGATAAAGATGTTAAATCTGAAATGACTAAGTCAACGCAAGATATCAACATAAATAAAAGTGTTACTGTTGATGTAAAGGGTGCTGTCAATTTTCCGAATACATATAATATGAAATCTTCTGACAGAGTTAATGATGTATTAAAGAAAGCACAAACTAAAAACGATGCGGACTTAAGTCAAATAAACTTGTCGGAAAAGTTAAAGGATCAAATGTATATTTATGTACCTGTAAAAGGGGAAAAAGTACTAAAACATTCGACAAATCAATCCTCAGATAACAAAGTAGAAGTTAATATAAACACCGGTGATAAAGCTGAAATTGAAAAATTACCTGGGATAGGTCCAAGTAAGGCTGAAGCAATATTACAGTATAGAGAAACTAAAGGAGAATTTAAGAAGATTGAAGACTTGAAAAATGTTAAAGGATTTGGTGAAAAGACAATTGAGTCGTTAAGAGATTATATAGTGTTAAATTGA
- a CDS encoding ComE operon protein 2, whose protein sequence is MERIEWKEYFMAQSHLLSLRSTCERLSVGATIVKDNRVIAGGYNGSVSGEEHCIDNGCLVVDGHCIRTIHAEMNAIIQCAKLGVSSEGATIYVTHFPCLNCTKSIIQAGIKQIYYADDYHNHTYAIQLLEQSGVHYEKIDFHPQDIIKYLN, encoded by the coding sequence ATGGAAAGAATTGAATGGAAAGAATATTTTATGGCTCAAAGTCATCTCTTATCATTAAGATCAACATGTGAGAGGCTATCAGTCGGTGCTACCATAGTGAAAGATAACAGAGTGATTGCCGGTGGCTATAATGGGTCTGTCTCAGGTGAAGAACATTGTATCGATAACGGCTGCCTTGTAGTTGATGGACATTGTATTAGAACGATACATGCAGAAATGAATGCCATTATACAATGTGCTAAGCTTGGTGTTTCTTCAGAAGGTGCAACAATATACGTTACACATTTTCCTTGCTTAAATTGTACGAAATCAATCATTCAAGCAGGTATTAAACAAATTTATTATGCGGACGATTATCATAATCATACATATGCAATTCAACTATTAGAACAATCAGGTGTTCATTATGAAAAAATAGATTTTCACCCACAAGATATCATTAAATATTTGAATTAA